One part of the Mustela erminea isolate mMusErm1 chromosome 11, mMusErm1.Pri, whole genome shotgun sequence genome encodes these proteins:
- the BLVRA gene encoding biliverdin reductase A isoform X1 — translation MNAEPERKFGVVVVGVGRAGSVRIRDLRNPHPSSAFLNLIGFVSRRELGNIDEVRQISLEDALSSEEVEVAFICSESSSHEDYIRQFLNAGKHVLVEYPMTLSWAAARDLWKLAEQKGKVLHEEHVELLMEEFAFLKKEVVGKDLLKGSLLFTASPLEEERFGFPAFSGISRLTWLVSLFGELSLVSATLEERKEDQYMKMTVYLETENKRPLTWVEEKGPGLKRNRHLSFHFKSGSLENMPNVGVNKNIFLKDQNIFVQKLLGQFSEKELAAEQKRILHCLWLAEEIQKHCSSKK, via the exons ATGAATGCAGAG CCTGAGAGGAAGTTCGGAGTGGTGGTGGTTGGCGTTGGCAGAGCCGGCTCTGTGCGGATCAGGGACTTGCGGAATCCGCATCCTTCCTCAGCATTCCTGAACCTGATTGGCTTCGTGTCCAG ACGAGAGCTTGGGAACATTGACGAAGTCCGGCAGATTTCCTTGGAAGATGCTCTTTCCAGTGAAGAGGTTGAGGTCGCTTTTATCTGCAGTGAGAGCTCTAGCCACGAAGACTATATCAG GCAGTTCCTCAATGCTGGCAAGCATGTCCTTGTGGAATATCCCATGACGCTGTCTTGGGCAGCAGCTCGGGACCTGTGGAAGCTGGCAGAGCAGAAAG GGAAGGTCTTGCATGAGGAGCACGTTGAACTCTTGATGGAGGAGTTTGCGTTCCTGAAAAAAGAAGTGGTGGGGAAGGATCTGCTGAAAGGGTCTCTTCTCTTCACAG CTAGCCCGTTGGAAGAAGAGCGGTTTGGCTTCCCTGCGTTCAGTGGCATTTCTCGCCTGACCTGGCTGGTCTCCCTCTTCGGGGAGCTTTCTCTCGTCTCTGCCACTTTGGAAGAACGAAAGGAAGATCAGTATATGAAAATGACTGTGTACTTGGAGACAGAGAACAAACG tcCGCTCACCTGGGTCGAGGAGAAAGGGCCTGGTCTAAAACGAAACCGACACTTGAGCTTCCATTTTAAATCTGGGTCTCTGGAGAATATGCCGAATGTCGGAGTCaataagaatatttttctgaaagatcAAAATATATTTGTCCAGAAACTCTTGGGCCAGTTCTCTGAAAAGGAGCTGGCGGCCGAGCAGAAGCGCATCCTGCACTGCCTCTGGCTCGCAGAAGAAATCCAGAAGCACTGCTCCTCCAAGAAGTGA
- the BLVRA gene encoding biliverdin reductase A isoform X2 produces the protein MRRELGNIDEVRQISLEDALSSEEVEVAFICSESSSHEDYIRQFLNAGKHVLVEYPMTLSWAAARDLWKLAEQKGKVLHEEHVELLMEEFAFLKKEVVGKDLLKGSLLFTASPLEEERFGFPAFSGISRLTWLVSLFGELSLVSATLEERKEDQYMKMTVYLETENKRPLTWVEEKGPGLKRNRHLSFHFKSGSLENMPNVGVNKNIFLKDQNIFVQKLLGQFSEKELAAEQKRILHCLWLAEEIQKHCSSKK, from the exons ATGAG ACGAGAGCTTGGGAACATTGACGAAGTCCGGCAGATTTCCTTGGAAGATGCTCTTTCCAGTGAAGAGGTTGAGGTCGCTTTTATCTGCAGTGAGAGCTCTAGCCACGAAGACTATATCAG GCAGTTCCTCAATGCTGGCAAGCATGTCCTTGTGGAATATCCCATGACGCTGTCTTGGGCAGCAGCTCGGGACCTGTGGAAGCTGGCAGAGCAGAAAG GGAAGGTCTTGCATGAGGAGCACGTTGAACTCTTGATGGAGGAGTTTGCGTTCCTGAAAAAAGAAGTGGTGGGGAAGGATCTGCTGAAAGGGTCTCTTCTCTTCACAG CTAGCCCGTTGGAAGAAGAGCGGTTTGGCTTCCCTGCGTTCAGTGGCATTTCTCGCCTGACCTGGCTGGTCTCCCTCTTCGGGGAGCTTTCTCTCGTCTCTGCCACTTTGGAAGAACGAAAGGAAGATCAGTATATGAAAATGACTGTGTACTTGGAGACAGAGAACAAACG tcCGCTCACCTGGGTCGAGGAGAAAGGGCCTGGTCTAAAACGAAACCGACACTTGAGCTTCCATTTTAAATCTGGGTCTCTGGAGAATATGCCGAATGTCGGAGTCaataagaatatttttctgaaagatcAAAATATATTTGTCCAGAAACTCTTGGGCCAGTTCTCTGAAAAGGAGCTGGCGGCCGAGCAGAAGCGCATCCTGCACTGCCTCTGGCTCGCAGAAGAAATCCAGAAGCACTGCTCCTCCAAGAAGTGA